The nucleotide window AGCCGGCCGGCGAAGATCCGCGGCGGCAATCCGCTGCTGTTCCCGTTTATCGGCCGGCATTTTGTCGATGGCAGTCCGGGGCAGTGGCGTGACGGACAAGGGACGGTGCATACCCTGTCGCAGCATGGCTTTGCGCGCGACCTTCCTTTCGAGGTCAGCGCCATCGACACGCAGGCGGCCATCACCATGACGCTGCGCGACAGCGAGGCCACGCGCGCCGGCTATCCGTTTGCCTTCGCCTTCGATGTGGTCTACGCCTTGCTGCCCGACGGTATCGAAGTATCGCTGCGCACGACCAACACCGGCACGCAGCGCCTGCCCTGCTATCCCGGCCACCACTTCTATTTCGCCCTGCCGCACACGCAGCGTGGCGCGTCGTCGCTGGCGCTGCCCGACACGGAGCGCAGGCGCCAGCTGCCGGATGGCAGCCCGGGGCCAGCGGAGTCAGGCGAGTCGACCTGCGCGTTGGACGATCCACGGCTGCAAGACACCTTCCACGTGTTCCGCGGCAGCCCGTCGGCGCAACTGGCCATGCCCGGCCGCCATATCCGGTTCGAGCTCGACCTGCCCGGCAGTGCGCCCTGGCATGCCGTAACCACCTGGTCCGAGACCGAGGCCTCCGATTTCTATTGCGTCGAACCGTGGGTGGGCTTGCCCGATGCCATCCACCACGGCCAGGGCTTGCGCTGGATCGAACCCGGGCAGGCGGAAAGCGCGGTGTGCCGGCTGCGTGTATCGGCCTGACCTGACCGGGGCCGCTCAGCGTTCAAAGTCGAGCCCGCCGATCAGGATCTGCGGGTCTGCCTGCGACAGCGAGCGGAAATCGATCCCGCGCGGCTCCTGCCATGCCTGCAGCTTGGACGGCAGCGCCGCCAGGTAGCCGGCAAAGCGCGCCTCGCCGCCCGCCGCGAACAGGCGCTGCACCTCCAGCCCATCCCACGCCAGCGTGATATCGAGCGCATACGGATGGCGCCGCAGCTCCGGCGGGCCGTCTCCGGTCACGCGCAAGCGCGGCGGCTGGCCGGGGCCATCGGCAGGCAGGGGCTGGAGTTGCAAGCGCCGGTGCTGCCGGCCGATCGCATCGGCGATGCGCGGCAGGCACTCGGTTTCAAAGCGGGCGAAGAAGTCGGTGGTCAAGTGGGGGCGTCCTGACGTGGCGGGAGGGGTGACGCCCAAGCTGCAGGCGTCGGTTCGCCAGCCACTATACGCCGCGGCTCGCAGGGCGGGCAGACAGGACAAACGAGACCTATCATTGCCAGCTATGGAGCGCTACAGGAACCTCAGCGGTAATTCCGGCATCGACGCCTACGAACTCGGCCCGGACCATATCCGGGTCCGCTTCGATGATGGCCGCGTCTATACCTACGACTACCAGAGCACCGGCCGCGGCAATGTGGAACAGATGAAGCGCCTCGCGATAGCGGGGCGCGGACTGTGCAGTTTTATCAGCCAGGTGGTCGGCAAGCACTACGCGCACAAGGAGCCGGGGCGCTGAATGCGTCCCATGGTCCACTCGCTTGCGCTCCCCCGGGATCCCGCATAGAATCGCGGGTTCGCGGGCGTCGTATAATGGCTATTACCTTAGCTTCCCAAGCTAAAGACGTGGGTTCGATTCCCATCGCCCGCTCCACTTCCAGTCGAGACAAGCCGCCTTTGCCACCGTTACGGTGATCCGCCCGGCGGCTTTTTTGTTGCCATGCTTCCCCAAGACCCCAGCACCGGGCCGGCCGCCGACGACGCGCCGGCAGACAGCGCCGCCGCACCCGCGCCCGCCCCCTCTCCCGCCGATCCTGAAGGCGTTGCGCATCCGCGCCGGATCCGTTCGTTCGTGCGCCGCGCGGGCCGGACTTCGACCGGGCAGCAGCGCGCCATCGACGAAGTCGGGCCGCGCATGATGGTGCCGTACGCGCCGCAGCCGCTGGACTGGGAGGCGACCTTTGGCCGCCAGGCGCCGTCGATCCTGGAAATCGGCTTCGGCATGGGCGAGACCACCGCGCATATCGCCGGCCTGCGCCCGCAGGACAACTTCCTCGGCTGCGAGGTGCATGAGCCGGGCGTGGGCGCGCTGCTCAAGCTGATCGACGAGCGCGGGCTGTCCAATGTGCGCATCCTGCAGCACGATGCGGTCGAGGTGATCGCGCATATGCTGACCGACAACAGCCTCGACGGCGTGCACATCTACTTTCCGGACCCGTGGCACAAGAAGCGCCACAACAAGCGTCGGCTGGTGCAGCCGCCGCTGGTGAAGGTGCTGGCGGCGCGACTGAAGCCGGGCGGCTATATCCACTGCGCGACCGACTGGGAAGAGTACGCGCACCAGATGGTCGAAGTGCTGTCGGCCGAGCCGCTGCTCGAAAACACCTCGACCGCTGCTGACGGTTTTGCCGAGCGGCCGGACTACCGGCCCGTGACCAAGTTCGAGCGGCGCGGCGTGCGGCTCGGGCACGGCGTATGGGACGTGGTGTTCCGCAAGCGCGCCTGAGCGCGGCGGACGCNNNNNNNNNNNNNNNNNNNNNNNNNNNNNNNNNNNNNNNNNNNNNNNNNNNNNNNNNNNNNNNNNNNNNNNNNNNNNNNNNNNNNNNNNNNNNNNNNNNNCCAAACAAAAAGCGTGGCGGCTGCCACGCTTTTTTGTTGCCCGCGGCCCACCCGCGTCAGGCGTGCCAGGACACCAGGCCGGAGTACGCCGTCACCAGCACCACGATGCCGAAGGCGATGCGGTACCACGCGAACGGCTTGAAGTCGTGCGTCGCGACGAAACGCAGCAGCCAGCGCACGCACAGGAACGCGGACAGGAAGGCGAAGACGAAGCCGACCGCGAAGATGCCGAGGTCGTCGCCGTTCAGCAGCGCGCGCGCCTTGTACAGTTCGTAGACCGTGGCGCCGAAGATCACCGGGATCGCCAGGAAGAACGAGAATTCGGTCGCCACCTGCCGCGACAGTCCGAACAGCATGCCGCCGATGATGGTGGCGCCGGAGCGCGAAGTACCCGGCACCAGCGCGAAGCACTGCGCCAGCCCCACCTTGAGCGCGTCACGCCAGTTCAGGTCGTCGACCGACTCGATGCGCGGCGCGCCGGCCTTGGCCGCTTCCAGCAGCGCGTTGCCCTGCGGGTGCGAGACCGTGCCGCGGCGCGCGTCGCGCCATTCGGCCAGCAGGATCACCACGCCGCCGACGATAAAGGCCAGCGCCACCGAGATCGGGTTGAACAGGTGGGCCTTGATCCATTTGCCGAAGATAAAGGCCAGCACGATCGCCGGCACCGAGGCGATCACCACGTTGGCGGCAAAGCGCTGCGACAGCGGGTCGTCGCGCAGGCCGCGCACCACCTTGCCGATGCGCGCGCGGAACTCCCAGCAGACCGCCAGGATGGCGCCGAACTGGATCACGATCTCGAAGATCTTGCCCTTCTCGTCGTTGAAGTCGAGCAGCTGCCCGGCCAGGATCAGGTGGCCGGTGCTCGAAATGGGAAGAAACTCGGTCAGGCCTTCGACGATGCCGAGGATCACGGCCTTCAGGGCAAGTGCGATTTCCATGCGGAACGAAAGAGACGTAGTCAGGGGCGTTGCCCGGCTTGCGCGCCGGACCGCCCCTATTGTTGTTCGATGCGCCCCCGGTCAGGGGCGGTTGATCTTGACGTTGATGCCGTCAGGCAAAACGGTGATTGTACCGGGCTCCACATGCGTGCCGGCAATGCGCAGCTGGTCTTCGCGGAAGGTATAGAGCGGATAGCCCTGCAGCAGCTGCTCGGCCAGGATGCCGCCCAGCGCGTTGAGCTGGCGCGAGAACTGCGCGGGCATGCCCCGCACGTCGAAGCGCTGCACCTCCGGATCCTGCAGCACCACCGAGCGCGTCGGCTCGTCGTAGCGCAGTCCGCTGTCCAGCGCGAAGCGCCCGCTCAGCGCCTGGCTGAAGAACAGCTTGTTGTCGATGGTGGCGTCGAACTGCACGTTGACGCGGTTGCGCACCGAATCCAGCGTCAGCTGCGGGTTGGTCAGCTGGATGTCGAACAGCTCCATGTAGCGCTTGTTGAACGGGAATTTGCGCTCCAGCGCGGCCTGCAGCTGGCTTTGCGAGAAGGTGTACTCGCTGCGGAAGGCGCCGCAGGCGGCCAGGCCCACGGCCAGCGTGGCCGCGGCGGCAGCGGCGAGCCAGCGCCTTCGGGAAGTGCGGATCATATTGCCTCCGATTGCGGGATATCAGGAACGATTGCCCGGCGTCACGCCGCGCCGGGCCTCTCAGGCGCGCGCTTGCGGCGCGGTCAGGATCTCGAGCCGTGCCAGCCATTGCAGCGCCGCTTCGCGTGAATCGCCGCACATTTCGGCCGACGGCTTCAGGCCGCCGCAGAACGCGGGCCGGTCCGGGCTGCCGAACACCGCGCAGCGCATGTCGGGCAGCAACTGCGCGCACGGCACGCCCGCCGGCTTGCCGCCCGGCATGCCCGGCAGCGGCGAGGCGATCGACGGCGCAATACAGCAGGCGCCGCAACCCGCACGACAGGAAAGGTCTGACCGGCAACTCATAACGATGGTTTCGGGGAGCGGCAGCCGCCCGGCCGCCAGCACAAAGGCGACATTGTGCCCGAAGGGCCGCGGCCGTCCTGTAAGAAAAGGAAAACGCCGTAAGCGCGGCGCCGGAGCGGACAAGATACATGCCCCTTTCATCACATGACGTCGATATGGCTTCGTCGGCTTGCCCTTGGGCCGCCCCGCTCAATGCCTGCGCTTGACCCTCCGTTGGGCCTCATCTACATTACTGACCCACAAGTTATTAATTTTTCAACGCCCCCTCGTGCCCCGCAGTCTTCGCAAACCCGCCGTGACCAAGCCACCCGCCGATCCGCACAAGGACGCCGACAGCCCGCGCTGGAGCCGGCGCAAGGCGGCGCGGCCGCACGAGCTGTTGGCGGCGGCGCTGGAGCTGTTCGTCGAGCGCGGCTATGCCGCGACGCGGCTGGAAGACGTGGCTGCGGCGGCGGGCGTGTCCAAGGGCACGGTCTACCTGTATTTCGCCAACAAGGAAGAGCTGTTCAAGTCGGTGGTGCGCGAGAACCTGGGGCCGGCACTGGCGCGCGGCGCCGACCTGGTCGATGCCTACCAGGGCAGCACGCCGGAATTGCTGCGTGAACTGCTGCGCGGCTGGTGGGGGCTGATCGGTGCCACGCCGGTGGCGGGGCTGACCAAGCTGATCATGGCGGAGTCGGCCAATTTTCCGGACATCGCCCGCTTCTATAACCAGGAAGTGATGGTGCCGGGCGACGAGCTTTTCGCCAAGGTACTGGCGCGCGGCGTCGCGCGCGGCGAGTTTCGCGCGCTGCCGGCCAACCCGACCACCTCGCTGATCTGCGCGCCGCTGGTATTCCTGATGTTGTGGCAGCGCGCGCTGCGCGCGACCGCCGAGAAAGACATCGACCCCGAGGCCTTCCTCGATGGCCTGCTCGACACGCTGCTGTTCGGGCTGACCGCCGGCGAAGCCCGCAACCGGCCGCTGCCGCCGCAGCACGGACCCTATATCTGGGAAGTGATCCGCGACGAGATGCTGGCGCAACGCGCCGCCGCGATCGCCGCCGATGCCGCGCCTGACCCCTCAGCGCCCGCCCCCTCCGCGCCGCGATCCGGCACCCCCACATGAAACGAAAAACCCTGCTGATCGCCGCGGCCTGCCTGGCCCTGGCGCTGAGCGCCACGGTGGCGGTGCGCAAGGCCGGCAGCGCGCGCCAGCCGCAGGCGGCGGAAGCGGCCGCTGCGGCCGCTGCGGCCGCTGCGGCCGCTGCGGCCGCCAATATCGTCGAGTTCCTGCAGACCGACCTGGTGCGCGTGGCGCGCCAGGACCTGCAGTTGTCGCTGCCGCTGTCGGGCAGCCTGCGCCCGCTGAACCAGGCCTCGGTCAAGGCCAAGGTCTCCGGCGAGGTGAAGCAGGTGCTGGTGCGCGAAGGCGAGCCGGTGCGCGCCGGCCAGGTCATCGTACGCATCGACCCCACCGAATACGAAGCCCGGGCCGCGCAGGCGCGCGGGCAGATGCTGGCCGCGCGCGGCCAGTTCGAGAATTCGCGCCAGACCTGGGAACGCAACCGCGAGCTGGTCGCCAAGGGCTTTATTTCGCAGACCGCGTTCGACAAGTACCAGTCCGACCTGGCCGTGGCGCGCGCCAACCTCGACGCCGCCGAGGGCGGGCTGGCGGTGGCGCAGAAGGCGCTGGCCGACACCGTGGTCAAGGCGCCGCTCGACGGCATGGTGGCCGCGCGCGCGGTGCAGCCGGGCGAGAAGGTGTCGCCGGATACGCGCCTGGTCGACGTGGTCGACCTGCGCGTGCTGGAACTGGAAGCGCCGATCCCGATGGCCGACGTGGCGCGCGCCGCGGTGGGCCAGCCGGTGGCGCTGGAAGTGGAAGGCGCCGGCAGCTTCACCGGCAAGCTGGTGCGCATCAACCCGGCCGTCAGCGAGGGCACGCGCAGCATCATGGTCTATATCCGCGTCGACAATGCCGACCAAAAGTTGCGCGCCGGCATGTTCGCGCGCGGCGCGCTGGTGCTGGGCGAGCGCGCCGCGGTGGTGGCGGTGCCGGCCTCGGCGGTGCGCACCGAAGGCGAACGCGCCTTCGTCTACGCCATTGACCGCGACACGCTGGCGGAACGCCCGGTGCAGCTTGGCCTGCGCGATGAAGCCAGCGGCATGGTGGAAATCGTCTCGGGGCTGGATGCCGGCACCGAGATCGTCCGCAACAACCTCGGCACGCTGCGCAGCGGCAGCCAGGTCAGGCGCGTCAAGGCGTAGGGCCCGTCACCATGTGGTTCACCCGCCTGTCGATCCGCAACCCGGTGCTGGCCACCATGATGATGATGGCCTTCATCGTGGTCGGGCTGTTCTCTTACCAGCGGCTGCCGGTCGACCAGTTTCCCGACATCACCTTCCCGGTGGTGGTGGTGCAGACCGAATACCCGGGCGCCGCGCCGGAGTCGGTCGAGTCCGACGTTACGCGCAAGGTCGAGGAGATTGTCAATACCATCTCCGGCATCGACGAGATCTTCTCGCACTCTTACCAGGGCACTTCGGTCGTCGTCATCAAGTTCGACCTGAGCGTCGACGTCGGCCAGGCCGCGCAGGACGTGCGCGACAAGATCGCGCTGATCCGCCCGCAGTTCCGCGACGAGGTCAAGGAACCGCGCGTGCTGCGCTACGACCCGTCGGACGCGCCGATCTTCTACCTGTCGGTCTCCAACGCGCCGGGCGCCAGCCGCAGCCAGCGCGAGCTGACCACCATCGCCGACCAGATCGTGCGCAAGCGGCTGGAGACCGTGCGCGGCGTGGGCGCCATCAATCTCGTCGGCGGTACCAAGCGCGAGGTCGAGATCCGCATCCGCCCGGCGCAGCTGGAGGCGCTGGGGATCGGCGTGGACCAGGTGATGAACGCGATCCGCAACGAGAACCAGGAGTTGCCCGCGGGCGAGCTGCGTTCCTCGGCGACGGAGACCGTGGTGCAGATCAAGGGTCGCGTGCCCACGCCGGATGCGTTCCGGCAGATCATCGTCGCGCGCCGCGCCGGCCAGCCGGTGACGCTGGGCCAGATCGCCGACGTGCGCGACGGCGAGGAAGAACAGGAAAGCCTGGCGCTGCTCGACGGCAAGCGCGCGCTGTTCCTGTCGGTGGTGAAGGCGCAGGGCCAGAACACGGTCGATACCGTCGACGGGCTGGTGCGCATGACCGAGGAGGTGCGCAAGCTGGTTCCCGCCGGGGTCCAGCTCAATGTCGTCAACGATACCGCGCGCGGCATCCGCAGCAGCGTGAAAGAGGTGCGCTCGACGCTGCTCGAAGGCGCCTTCCTGACCGTGGCGATCGTGTTCCTGTTTCTGGGGTCGTGGCGCAGCACCGTGATCACCGGGCTGACGCTGCCGATCGCGCTGATCGGCACCTTCGGCGTGATGTACCTGTGCGGCTTCACGCTCAACGTGATCACGCTGATGGCGCTGTCGCTGTGCGTGGGCCTGCTGATCGACGATGCCATCGTGGTACGCGAGAACATCGTGCGCCACAACCTGATGGGCAAGGACCACCGCAGCGCGGCGCTGGACGGCACCAACGAGATCGGGCTGGCGGTGCTGGCCACCACCTTCTCGATCGTGGCGGTGTTCCTGCCGGTGGGCTTTATGGGCGGCATCATCGGGCGCTTCTTCCACCAGTTCGGCATCACCGTGGTGGCGGCGGTGCTGATCTCGATGTTCGTCTCGTTCACGCTGGACCCGATGCTGTCTTCGGTCTGGCATGACCCGGACCTGCACGGCACCGGCAACAAGCAGAGCTGGTACGGGCGCACGGTGGGCCGGTTGCTCGACTGGTTCTCGGCCAGGATGGACCGGCTCGGCAACGGCTATGCCGGCATGCTGGGCTGGGCGCTGAAGCACCGCCTGGCCACCGCCATCATCGCCGCGGTGACGTTCTTCGGCAGCTTTGCGCTGGTGCCGCTGATCGGCACCGAGTTCGTGCCCAACGCCGACCTGGGCGAGACCCAGGTGGGCTTCACCACGCCGGTCGGCACCTCGCTGGCGGTCACCGAAGCCAAGGTGCGGCAGGTGGAAGCCGCGCTGAAGGCGTTTCCGGAGGTGGCCTACACGTACGCCACCATCAACTCTGGCAATGCATCCGGCCGCAACAACGCGCTGGTGTCGGTGCGCCTGACCGAGCGGCGCGCGCGCAGCTTGTCCACCGCGCAGCTCAACCCGCTGATCCGCGCGCGGCTGGCCGGCATTGCCGGCATCACGCTGACCATGGTCGGCATGCCCGACGGTGCCGGCGGGCAGAAGGCGATCCAGGTATCGATCCAGGGCGACGACCTGGACGAGCTGCGGCGCCTGTCGCGCGAAGCCAGCGCGCGCATGGCGGCAATCCCCGGGCTGACCGACCTGGACTCGAGCATGAAGGACGACCGCCCCACCATCGAGGTGCGCATCCGGCGCGAGCTGGCCTCGGACCTGGGCGTGGGCGTGGCGCAGATCGGCAATGCCTTGCGCCCGCTGCTGGCCGGCGATGCCATCAGTTCCTGGCGCGCGCCGGACGACGAAAACTATGACGTGCGCGTGCGCCTGCCCAGGGACGCGCGCACCGGCATGGCCGACCTGAGCGCGCTGATGATCGCCAGCAGCCACGCCAACGCCGACGGCTCGCCGAAGATGGTGCCGCTGCGCCAGGTTGCCGAGCTGGTGCCGACCACCGGCGCCAACCAGATCAGCCGGCGCGACCTGAACCGCGAAGTCGAGCTGACCGCCAACGTGGCTGGGCGCTCGGCCGGCGAAGTCGCGCGCGACATCAAGGCCGCGCTCGACGGCATGACCTGGCCGGCCGGCTACAAGTACCGCTTCGGCGGCTCGACCAAGTCGATGAACGAGTCGTTCGGCTACGCCGTGTCAGCGCTGGCGCTGGCGGTGATCTTTATCTACATGATCCTGGCGTCGCAGTTCGCCAGCTTCTTCCAGCCGGTCGCCATCATGACCTCGCTGCCGCTGACGCTGGCCGGGGTGTTCGCGGCGCTGCTGCTGTTCGGATCGACCCTGAACATGTTTTCGATCATCGGCTTCATCATGCTGATGGGGCTGGTGACCAAGAATGCGATCTTGCTGGTGGACTTCGCCAACCAGGCGCGCCAGGGCGTGGACGGCCGCGCGCCGCTGTCGCGCGAGGCAGCGCTGGTCGAAGCCGCGCGCGTGCGGCTGCGCCCCATCCTGATGACCACGCTGGCGATGATCTTCGGCATGGTGCCGCTGGCCTTCAGCCTGGGCGAAGGCGCCGAGCAGCGCGCGCCGATGGGACAGACCGTGATCGGCGGGATCATCACCTCGTCGATCCTGACGCTGGTGGTGGTGCCGGTGATCTATACGTACCTTGATGATTTCGGCGCGTGGCTGCGCCGGCTGTGGCAGGGCAAGCCCGCCGCCACGCCGGCCGCGCCCGCGCCGGCCGGGCAACCGGGCCCGGCACAGGCCAGCGCGGAATGAGCCCGCAGGCGTCCGCAAGGTTAAAATAACGGGTTTGATAAGACTGTCCGGCCGTGGCACCGCGCGGCCGGCGCACAGACCGACAGCGGTTGGCATTGGTAAGGAATGGCAAGATGGATCTCGAAAAAGCCCGATTCAACATGATCGAACAGCAAATCCGCCCGTGGGACGTGCTGGACCAGGAAATCCTGGACCTGCTGGCGGTGGTCAAGCGGGAGCAGTTCGTCCCGTCGGCCTACGCCTCGCTGGCGTTCGTCGACATGGAGATTCCGCTGCCCGCCGGGCAGAACATGCTGGCGCCGCGCGTCGAAGCGCGCATCCTGCAGGACCTGGCCGTGCGCAAGCATGAGACCGTGCTGGAAATCGGCGCCGGCTCCGGCTACATGGCCGCGCTGCTGGCCAACCGCGCGCGCCACGTGCTGAGCGTCGACATCGTGCCCGAGCTGGTCGAGCTGGCCCGCACCAACCTGGCCAACGCCGGCGTCACCAACGTCGACGTCGCCGAAGGCAATGCCGCCGACGGCTGGGCCGCCGCCGCGCCCTACGACGTGATCTGCATCTCGGGCTCGCTGCCGGCGATTCCGCCGTCGATCCTGGCGCACGTGAAGGTGGGCGGACGCATCGCCGCCTTCGTCGGCGAACTGCCGGTGATGGAAGCGCGCCTGGTCACGCGCGTGTCCGAGACCGAGTACCAGGTCGTCAACCTGTTCGAGACCGCGGTCAAGCCCCTGCAGGGCGCGGCCCGGCCGTCGCAATTCCAGTTCTGAGGACGCACCACCATGCAGGTCATCCAAGCGACCGAACTGGCCCAGTGGCTGGCCGACGCCAGCCGCGCCAAGCCGGTCCTGCTCGACGTGCGTGAAGGCTGGGAGGTGCAGACCTGCGCCCTGCCCGGCATCACCCACATCCCGATGCGCGACATCCCGGCGCGCGCCGCCGAACTCGACGAAGACGCCGACATCGTCTGCATCTGCCATCACGGCGCACGCAGCATGCAGGTGGCGGCCTACCTGGAGCGCCAGGGCTACGGCAAGGTCTACAACCTGACCGGCGGCGTCGACGCCTGGGCCAGCCAGGTCGACCCCAGCATGCCGAAATACTGAAGCGGCAGGCCAGCGCAGCAACACGAAGAAAAAACGACTGTCGGCCGCGGCACCCGCCGCGCCCACCTGGAGGTGTCATGACGTTTGCGCCCAACGCCCTGCCCGGAGCGATCCGGACGCGCCTGGCGATCGCGGTTTCCCTGCTGGCCCCGCTGTTGGCTGTGATGCCGATGGCGCCGGCAAGCGCGGCCGACCTGCTGCAGGTCTACCGCGATGCGCAAGCCAACGACGCCCAGTTCGCCAGCGCCCGGTCGCAGCTCTTGGCCACGCGCGAGAAGCTGCCGCAGGGCCGCGCCGGCCTGCTGCCGCAGGTGGTGGGCACCGCGGGCGCCAACCGCACCAAGCTCGACCAGACCGCGTCGCTGCCGATCGGCGGCGCGCCCAGCGCCTCGGGCACGCGTTTCTTCAATAACAACAACTGGCAGCTGCAGCTGAGCCAGCCGCTGTTCCGCTGGGACCGCTGGGAAACCTACAAGCAGGGCGAGCTGGCCGCGCTGGCGGGCGAAGTCAGCTTCCACCAGGCCGAGCTCGACCTGATCACGCGTAGCGCGCAGGCATACTTCGACGTGCTGGCGGCGCAGGACAACCTCTACCTGGCGCGCGCGCAGAAGAAGGCCATCGCCGAGCAACTGGAACAGGCCAAGCGCAACTTCGAAGTCGGCACCGCCACCATCGTCGACGCCAACGACGCGCAGGCCCGCTTCGACCTGGCCACCTCGACCGAAATCGCCGCGCAGAGCGACCTGGAGATCAAGCGCGCCACGCTGCAGCAGATCACCGGCAAGCCGGTCGACGAACTGATGGGCCTGCGCCCGGAAGCGCCCATCCCGGGCCCCCAGCCGCCCGACGTCAACGCCTGGGCGGCGCAGGCCGAGACCAGCAACCTGCAGGTCAACCTGGCCAGCTACAACCTGGAAACCGCGCAGCGCGAGACCAACAAGG belongs to Cupriavidus taiwanensis and includes:
- a CDS encoding rhodanese-like domain-containing protein, whose translation is MQVIQATELAQWLADASRAKPVLLDVREGWEVQTCALPGITHIPMRDIPARAAELDEDADIVCICHHGARSMQVAAYLERQGYGKVYNLTGGVDAWASQVDPSMPKY
- a CDS encoding TolC family outer membrane protein, which translates into the protein MTFAPNALPGAIRTRLAIAVSLLAPLLAVMPMAPASAADLLQVYRDAQANDAQFASARSQLLATREKLPQGRAGLLPQVVGTAGANRTKLDQTASLPIGGAPSASGTRFFNNNNWQLQLSQPLFRWDRWETYKQGELAALAGEVSFHQAELDLITRSAQAYFDVLAAQDNLYLARAQKKAIAEQLEQAKRNFEVGTATIVDANDAQARFDLATSTEIAAQSDLEIKRATLQQITGKPVDELMGLRPEAPIPGPQPPDVNAWAAQAETSNLQVNLASYNLETAQRETNKAKAGHLPSVDLVASYGFNNQTGSATQAISTHYNASQIGVQLTLPIFAGGQIQSRVRETLALADKAASDLEFARRTAAQTARQTYSGVSNGLAQVKALEAAERSATSAVESNQLGYDVGVRINIDVLNAEAQLFSTRRDLARARYDTIMNGLRLKASTGVLQESDVVQINTLLTSSPGALYKLPVPAQAGGKAPAKAAATPDRRGARRDGGTPRS